From the Selenomonas timonae genome, one window contains:
- a CDS encoding beta-carotene 15,15'-monooxygenase, which yields MSDFEIRLLHTLVCAPPFDLLIFYFFRKRLSFRRSYVIIGYLLLLSLTMTIQMSSTLDMSLTALLCRPLALLYMTAVIRDHPLRILSIALLVYPLLLLASTLGTTMEIFFGEGLPHGLWKCLLIPMFFLLVLPAALHTIRHLLTPMLRVDDWRLWMYLCGYELILIALAVAADPSSSSVRPTIIAARLLLPFALIQYLRVSDLLTRYTEEGNALHQRQMHERMIRKSEEARYHTMLEIWRSSRRMRHDLSHHATLIAQLAREGRREHLAAYLHNLAEQFTVMPEIKK from the coding sequence ATGAGTGATTTTGAAATTCGGCTGCTGCATACACTTGTATGCGCGCCTCCCTTTGATCTCCTGATTTTCTATTTTTTTCGCAAACGTCTAAGTTTTAGGCGGTCATACGTCATCATCGGCTATCTTCTCCTACTCTCCTTGACGATGACTATACAGATGTCATCCACATTGGATATGTCCCTGACCGCGCTCCTGTGCCGCCCGCTCGCCCTCCTCTATATGACGGCGGTGATCCGCGATCATCCACTGCGCATCCTGTCGATTGCGCTGCTCGTCTATCCGCTCCTCCTGCTTGCATCGACGCTCGGGACGACGATGGAGATCTTCTTCGGCGAGGGGCTGCCGCATGGGCTGTGGAAATGTCTGCTGATCCCGATGTTCTTCCTCCTCGTTCTGCCTGCTGCGCTGCATACGATCCGCCATCTGCTCACGCCCATGCTCCGTGTGGATGACTGGAGGCTCTGGATGTACCTCTGCGGCTATGAGCTGATCCTCATTGCGCTCGCAGTTGCTGCCGATCCGTCGAGCAGCTCCGTCCGTCCGACCATCATTGCCGCGCGCCTGCTGCTCCCGTTCGCCCTCATCCAGTATCTTCGCGTGTCCGATCTCCTCACCCGCTATACGGAGGAAGGGAATGCCCTCCATCAGCGGCAGATGCACGAGCGGATGATCCGCAAATCAGAGGAGGCGCGCTATCATACAATGCTGGAGATCTGGCGCAGCTCGCGGCGCATGCGTCACGATCTCAGTCACCATGCGACGTTGATTGCACAACTCGCACGCGAGGGCAGACGAGAACACCTTGCGGCATATCTGCACAATCTCGCGGAGCAGTTTACTGTGATGCCCGAGATAAAGAAGTGA
- a CDS encoding ATP-binding protein produces the protein MNLPITFELLQHPLAVPMVTLFYTIVHVLPGNLIRLYLFRRYLRFSPQLVIAGLLVLIGIEAVIQIEAVTVFSRRIAFPFLFFIFFYLVAVTRVPIAKQICIIAPLGLLWFGMQTAVFAIEDAYPVFEIPFLLSGLLILASLLVIAPFCLYYGRTVADPLLADDSFDAVWKPLAWLGTLILVLTILLSPFNELRTNTALFVRLSAAIGAFCCIGLALYAMNERLRQRALREQLAHEAEMAEITRQNAVQMEENERVTRIFRAQFTELIEEAEEKLAYEDYAGIEQLMRDAAAQINTSYAPVCANEIVNILIGYWQPVFDRLGARTEYRIEIGTENPIDPLDLTAILGNLLRNAAEAMESLAPGTKRILRLALVHQADLLFLTMDNSFDGTLRYDADGNLLSSKRAHSERGIGLESIRTSLARYDGTMEVTVEDGLFAVDITLTAAMGAHREISSVGSSDQYGKADDIS, from the coding sequence ATGAATCTGCCGATTACATTTGAGTTGTTGCAGCATCCGCTCGCCGTTCCAATGGTGACGCTGTTCTATACGATTGTCCACGTTCTGCCCGGGAATCTGATCCGTCTCTATCTCTTCCGCCGCTATCTGCGCTTTTCCCCGCAGTTGGTTATCGCGGGGCTGCTCGTGCTCATCGGCATCGAGGCAGTCATCCAGATCGAGGCGGTCACGGTCTTCTCGCGGCGCATCGCCTTTCCGTTTCTCTTCTTTATCTTCTTCTATCTGGTTGCAGTGACACGCGTGCCGATTGCCAAGCAGATCTGCATCATCGCCCCGCTCGGTCTCCTCTGGTTCGGTATGCAGACGGCAGTCTTTGCCATCGAGGATGCCTATCCTGTATTTGAGATCCCATTCCTGCTCTCAGGGCTGCTCATCCTCGCAAGCCTGCTCGTCATCGCTCCGTTCTGCCTGTACTACGGGCGTACAGTCGCCGATCCGCTGCTCGCAGATGACTCCTTCGACGCCGTCTGGAAGCCGCTCGCATGGCTTGGTACGCTCATCCTGGTGCTCACTATTCTCCTGTCTCCGTTCAATGAGCTGCGAACAAATACGGCGCTTTTCGTCCGTCTGAGTGCGGCAATCGGCGCATTCTGCTGCATTGGGCTGGCCCTCTACGCCATGAACGAACGCCTGCGGCAGCGCGCGCTGCGCGAGCAGCTTGCACACGAGGCAGAGATGGCGGAGATCACGCGCCAGAATGCGGTGCAAATGGAGGAAAACGAACGTGTGACACGAATTTTTCGCGCGCAGTTCACAGAGCTGATTGAAGAAGCAGAGGAAAAGCTCGCGTACGAGGACTATGCGGGCATCGAGCAGCTGATGCGCGATGCTGCTGCGCAGATTAACACGAGCTATGCTCCTGTCTGTGCAAATGAAATTGTGAACATCCTCATCGGTTACTGGCAGCCTGTCTTTGATCGTCTGGGCGCACGTACGGAGTACCGCATCGAGATCGGTACGGAGAATCCCATCGACCCGCTCGATCTGACAGCCATCCTCGGCAATCTCCTCCGCAATGCAGCAGAGGCGATGGAGAGCCTTGCCCCGGGAACAAAGCGTATTCTTCGTCTCGCACTCGTACATCAGGCAGATTTGCTCTTTCTGACGATGGACAACAGCTTTGACGGCACGCTGCGCTATGATGCGGACGGCAATCTGCTCTCGTCCAAGCGCGCCCACAGCGAGCGTGGCATAGGGCTGGAAAGCATTCGCACAAGTCTTGCGCGCTATGACGGCACGATGGAGGTCACGGTCGAGGACGGTCTCTTCGCAGTCGATATAACACTAACTGCGGCAATGGGCGCGCACAGAGAGATCTCTTCTGTAGGAAGCAGCGATCAGTACGGGAAGGCAGACGATATATCATGA
- a CDS encoding LytR/AlgR family response regulator transcription factor — protein MKIAVLDDNADDLHALCAMIDTVCAEQTTRPMIRAFTDDRKFLAHMSSARADIVFLDIYLKERTGIRTAQILRSFNTSCAIIFVTSSREHAIEAFDVTASHYLIKPVTEKGVRAALARTPFFKKDRPTIALTIDYTEQRIPIEQIRYVDANGRRCSFHLVDGTTLAPYMTMARARELLEPLPVFLSCHRSLLINMDYIRQLTSDGVLLMDGTLLPIATRRTSEVGHEYRTYMLRKMRAGFTP, from the coding sequence ATGAAGATTGCTGTACTGGACGATAATGCGGATGATCTGCACGCGCTATGCGCGATGATTGATACCGTCTGCGCGGAGCAAACGACGCGCCCCATGATCCGTGCATTCACGGACGACAGGAAGTTCCTCGCACATATGTCCTCCGCGCGCGCCGACATTGTTTTTCTCGACATCTATCTAAAGGAGCGCACGGGCATCCGTACGGCGCAGATTCTGCGCTCCTTCAATACAAGCTGCGCAATCATCTTCGTGACATCGAGCCGCGAGCACGCGATCGAGGCGTTCGATGTGACAGCGTCGCACTATCTCATCAAGCCCGTGACGGAGAAAGGTGTCCGCGCGGCGCTTGCACGCACGCCATTTTTTAAGAAGGATCGCCCGACGATCGCGCTCACCATTGACTATACGGAGCAGCGCATACCAATCGAACAGATCCGTTATGTCGATGCCAACGGACGGCGCTGCTCCTTCCATCTGGTAGACGGTACGACGCTCGCCCCCTATATGACGATGGCACGCGCACGCGAGCTCCTGGAGCCTCTGCCGGTTTTCCTGTCCTGCCACCGCAGTCTGCTGATCAATATGGACTATATACGCCAGCTGACATCGGATGGAGTCCTGCTCATGGACGGGACTCTCCTCCCCATTGCAACGCGCCGCACAAGCGAGGTCGGTCACGAATACCGCACCTATATGCTGCGGAAGATGCGCGCAGGGTTTACGCCCTGA
- a CDS encoding glycosyltransferase family 8 protein — MMRCEIAFGVDARYVKYAGIVMTSIAAENTGEEIGFHLVCDGIAEEDIERLQEFRAAFPRTDVHIYDARAALDAIPFPNGIPHERINRSVFTRILMPELVPQELTRILYLDADTLCVGRLADLYVHELGTTPLAAAREGDGVRKAQRIGLQGTDYFNAGVMLIDLARWRSMQLTACVLDAWRTHGISFPLLEQDALNYVLDGDFAVLEKRHVRLMDAFAPWDVDFAAEHTIWHFLNEGKPWVRYADPRVREPYWQIVRRSPWSDLTPSEPWETRIAYLAGCHAEQAEDYRTAAQYFHAAAERLMQFYLEQTSRINQSGQEH, encoded by the coding sequence ATGATGCGTTGCGAGATTGCATTCGGTGTGGACGCGCGTTATGTGAAGTATGCGGGCATCGTCATGACCTCCATTGCCGCAGAGAATACGGGGGAGGAGATTGGCTTTCATCTTGTTTGTGACGGGATCGCGGAGGAGGACATCGAACGACTGCAGGAATTCCGTGCCGCCTTTCCGAGGACGGATGTCCATATCTATGACGCACGCGCGGCACTCGATGCCATTCCATTTCCCAACGGGATTCCGCATGAGCGGATCAACCGCAGCGTATTCACGCGGATTCTCATGCCGGAGCTGGTACCGCAGGAGCTGACGCGGATCCTCTACCTCGATGCCGACACGCTCTGCGTCGGGCGGCTCGCCGACCTCTATGTGCACGAGCTCGGCACGACACCGCTCGCCGCTGCCCGTGAGGGCGACGGTGTACGCAAGGCACAGCGCATCGGCCTGCAGGGGACGGACTACTTCAACGCGGGCGTCATGCTCATCGACCTCGCGCGGTGGCGTTCCATGCAGCTGACCGCATGCGTCCTCGATGCGTGGCGCACGCATGGCATCTCGTTCCCCCTCCTCGAACAGGACGCGCTCAACTATGTTCTGGACGGGGATTTTGCCGTGCTCGAAAAGCGTCATGTGCGGCTGATGGATGCCTTTGCGCCGTGGGATGTGGACTTTGCGGCGGAGCATACGATCTGGCATTTTCTCAACGAGGGGAAACCGTGGGTTCGCTATGCCGATCCGCGTGTGCGTGAGCCATATTGGCAGATCGTGCGCAGATCGCCGTGGAGCGACCTCACGCCGTCCGAGCCGTGGGAGACGCGCATCGCCTACCTCGCGGGCTGTCACGCCGAGCAGGCGGAGGACTACCGCACGGCGGCGCAGTATTTTCACGCGGCGGCGGAGCGGCTCATGCAGTTCTATCTGGAACAGACGAGCAGGATCAATCAATCGGGACAGGAGCATTGA
- a CDS encoding autotransporter outer membrane beta-barrel domain-containing protein — translation MKTNADNKQMRLSAQIALALTLGTAFVPSTALAAPITASQTYTADVTVTDDVDIADGTITVEGIDQDTPTSQHANRTATLKGNVKIINSSGNVLEALSRGDGTGDWSGILRINPDRTSKVELRGDILVGRPDNSYEKGGYVNLYLKGEKSYFAGGITDLDGKALHQRGGVRLELSDGATWYPKGDDYTLSQDFGETSTDRGLHWAEDQNKPLGFHLSANGGVIDMAFAAPNEKRPNTTPAGERRLTFDNTRAALNGATFRISTNLTENKADKITLNGVTGASNQYKLQIGFDPKMNDAANQTNYVIAPTVAGGIPVLDSDNTGDTVEASEYITRKAVAAGLLQKDFKVKPTLKATENGRKIVCVTKIEVTDMTPSSPNPNRTRTRTRIRTPTRTQIESNPTNPNPTESNQPKSESNPNPNPNPNPNPNPNPNPNPNPNPNPNPNPNPNPNPNPNPNPNPTPNPTPGPALRTADLLMDMALAQLSAWRGENNDLHRRMGGLRAGGASGAWVRGYGGRTEFGSYPTEGRYSGVQVGIDRAASLHGGTLFMGVAASTSSGTARNSDLDGSHRAHFFGVYGSYMGKRGDYLDAIVKYGRMTNDATAVFDGTAYTGGYGVNGWNISVEYGHRIAINPHFYWTPQVELNYGRIGAADYTMRAGSLPGAHIANDAVTTLLGRIGTQIGYEDERGAVYLKLGFLHEFKGDLHMRAQYASTSIDRSYSARDSYFEYGLGFMRRVGRADIYGELSRTAGADAISEKWKANLGVRIEF, via the coding sequence ATGAAGACGAATGCAGACAACAAACAGATGCGCCTTAGCGCACAGATCGCTCTTGCACTCACCCTTGGCACAGCGTTTGTGCCAAGTACGGCACTCGCCGCACCGATCACCGCGTCCCAGACTTATACAGCGGATGTAACGGTGACGGATGATGTGGATATTGCGGATGGAACGATCACAGTGGAGGGCATCGATCAGGATACTCCCACGTCACAGCATGCGAACCGTACGGCAACCCTCAAGGGAAATGTCAAGATTATAAATTCGTCGGGCAATGTCCTCGAGGCGCTCAGTCGCGGGGATGGTACGGGGGACTGGTCGGGGATTCTGAGGATCAATCCTGACAGAACGAGCAAGGTAGAGCTGCGCGGCGATATTCTCGTGGGCAGACCTGATAACTCCTACGAGAAGGGCGGCTATGTCAATCTCTATCTGAAGGGCGAGAAGTCCTACTTTGCGGGCGGGATTACAGATCTAGACGGTAAGGCTCTGCATCAACGCGGCGGCGTACGTCTCGAACTCTCGGATGGGGCGACGTGGTATCCGAAGGGGGATGACTATACGCTCTCACAGGATTTTGGTGAGACGAGTACGGACAGGGGACTGCACTGGGCAGAGGATCAGAACAAGCCGCTCGGCTTCCATCTCTCGGCGAATGGCGGCGTGATCGACATGGCGTTTGCTGCACCAAACGAAAAGCGTCCAAACACTACTCCTGCAGGAGAGCGCAGGTTGACCTTTGACAATACGCGGGCGGCGCTTAATGGCGCGACCTTCCGCATCTCCACGAATCTTACGGAGAACAAGGCAGATAAGATCACGCTAAACGGTGTTACAGGAGCGAGCAATCAGTACAAGCTGCAAATCGGCTTTGACCCGAAGATGAACGATGCCGCAAATCAGACAAACTATGTGATTGCCCCCACGGTCGCGGGCGGCATTCCCGTACTGGATTCCGACAATACGGGTGATACAGTAGAGGCATCGGAGTATATTACGCGAAAAGCTGTTGCGGCAGGGCTGCTGCAAAAGGACTTCAAGGTAAAACCGACACTTAAGGCAACGGAGAACGGTAGAAAGATCGTGTGTGTAACAAAGATCGAGGTTACAGATATGACACCATCGTCACCGAACCCGAACCGAACCCGAACCCGAACCCGAATCCGAACCCCAACCCGAACCCAAATCGAATCGAACCCCACGAACCCGAACCCGACCGAATCTAACCAACCCAAATCCGAATCAAACCCGAATCCTAACCCCAACCCAAATCCGAACCCGAATCCGAATCCGAACCCCAATCCGAATCCGAACCCAAATCCGAATCCGAACCCGAATCCGAATCCAAACCCGAATCCGAACCCCAACCCAAATCCAACCCCCAATCCAACCCCGGGTCCCGCGCTGCGCACGGCCGACCTTCTCATGGATATGGCACTCGCCCAGCTCAGTGCATGGCGCGGCGAGAACAACGACCTGCATCGGCGCATGGGCGGACTGCGTGCGGGCGGAGCATCCGGCGCGTGGGTGCGCGGCTACGGCGGCAGGACGGAGTTCGGCAGCTATCCTACGGAGGGGCGCTACAGTGGCGTACAGGTCGGTATTGACCGTGCTGCTTCGCTCCATGGAGGCACGCTCTTCATGGGGGTTGCAGCCTCAACATCGAGCGGCACGGCGCGGAACAGCGATCTCGACGGCAGCCATCGTGCACACTTTTTCGGTGTGTACGGCAGCTACATGGGCAAACGCGGCGACTACCTCGACGCGATCGTGAAATACGGACGCATGACGAACGACGCAACCGCCGTCTTTGACGGTACGGCATACACGGGCGGCTACGGTGTGAACGGTTGGAACATCTCCGTCGAATACGGACACCGCATAGCCATCAACCCGCATTTCTACTGGACACCACAGGTTGAGTTGAACTATGGACGCATCGGCGCGGCAGACTACACGATGCGTGCAGGTTCTTTGCCGGGGGCTCACATCGCAAACGATGCCGTCACCACACTCCTCGGGCGTATCGGCACGCAGATCGGCTATGAGGATGAGCGCGGCGCGGTCTATCTGAAGCTCGGCTTTCTGCATGAGTTCAAGGGCGACCTCCACATGCGGGCGCAGTATGCCTCCACCTCGATTGATCGCAGCTATTCAGCGCGGGACAGCTATTTCGAGTATGGACTGGGCTTCATGCGCCGCGTCGGCAGAGCGGACATCTACGGCGAGCTCAGCCGTACGGCGGGCGCGGATGCCATCAGCGAGAAGTGGAAGGCGAATCTCGGCGTGCGCATCGAGTTCTAA
- a CDS encoding YDG domain-containing protein — protein sequence MKSVSKKQLRRKLLCALVAGALAAPFAAQTAYALPIEGANAAANAGEANISTSGTVMDIAGKTEHNVLRWEDFSIEQNEKVRFDGGNQTRDYLNLVTGEGASNIYGTIEGGRNVYLVNPHGILFAKGSQVNTGALYLSTANPADIAAATNTFRTNGTSPLTASAQTGDVLNLGTVKASKLYIEGKNVKVLNTDAVTDANGTALTGSAVTIRSEETPHIGYDVANTTTRNFTVNGATVTKNVSDYANANNSKSATSRGWVVQNLGGTAHTDYDYMRVHNVYELQHMDVNQLYDADPDKRKILGSYMLADDINASETKNWTEGFQPIGDATRGSFTGRFDGARHTITGLTIKPPTDTTGTVSRGMFGSIQSAHIENVSLKGASVSGVKDVGGIVGSAEWSAIRNVSFSGEVHGGGTGLYDNCAGGIVGTLNQSRIENAYNDGTIEGTGAVGGIVGYVIGNCTVQNVRNAGKVVGNRQLGGIAGSVEWDSRIQNAVQTGDVEQRAGQTDSQVGGVVGILNDATVSHAVWKEGSVKDGNSALIRKGIGKEQGNTTVRDVKEHSLDDMKKAATYAAWGSDVATEGGKRTPWRIYDGKTMPLLTAFLRTKHLANRESVYNGTAPTIAGLAPGISWTAGKDAGTYYAYSEQYDITGGAYTVKPKELTLNFTNGTRFDKTYDGNANVTRTLTKGQHYGLTGFVGSEGADIDLATGNVMGTYADKNAGRDKEVTFQNLALKGEGAKNYTIKKAQGVGTITPKQLTLDLVGGTRFDKTYDGNVNVTQSLTKGTNYTLTGFVTGEGNGIALASSTGTYSDKNAAADKAVTFNGLTLTGTGAGNYTLDKTTLTGIGTIARRALTLGAVTAQTKTYDGNTLADASKFHAGLNNVVAGEENSVKATASGAAYNSKDVATAGTVGYTDVALAGAEAGNYTLAATTAQGAGTITRRALTVDTVAAQSKIYDGNTAADTSKFQATLGNVVAGEEGSVTATATGAAYNDKNVAAANTVGYTGLALTGAGAANYSLAATTAQGAGRITAKQLNLALAGGARFDKTYDGNANVTQSLTKGGNYTLTGFVGSEGTGITVTGTGTYTDKNAAADKAVTFGGLTLTGTGAGNYTLDKTALTGIGTIAQRALTLGAVAQQSKTYDGKTDADASKFSAALAGVVTGDNVTAAATGATYNDKNVAAANRIDYTGVALRGADAGNYSIASTAQGTGTITHRDLTLTAAPRSIVQGEALPSFTGRADGFADGEDERVFGADGITFGTTVTNTDTPGSYGVTGRIGGVSDGVFGNYRIRQAAGNATAFTVNAAALPGGLLASLVQDAAPRFDMGFGDSVYLFGTPRPIRTATLGLYRFATARDVNIEGVRLD from the coding sequence ATGAAATCAGTATCGAAGAAGCAGCTGCGCCGCAAACTCCTCTGTGCCCTCGTTGCGGGTGCACTCGCCGCCCCCTTTGCCGCACAGACGGCGTATGCGCTCCCCATCGAGGGCGCGAACGCCGCAGCGAACGCAGGAGAGGCGAATATCTCCACGAGCGGCACGGTCATGGACATCGCGGGCAAGACGGAGCACAACGTCCTCCGCTGGGAGGACTTCTCCATCGAGCAGAACGAGAAGGTGCGCTTCGACGGCGGCAATCAGACACGCGACTATCTGAACCTCGTCACGGGCGAGGGCGCGTCGAACATCTACGGCACGATCGAGGGCGGCAGGAACGTCTATCTCGTCAACCCGCACGGCATCCTCTTCGCGAAGGGCTCGCAGGTCAATACGGGCGCACTCTACCTCTCGACGGCAAATCCCGCTGATATTGCCGCAGCGACGAACACATTCAGGACAAACGGAACAAGTCCACTCACTGCGTCTGCACAGACGGGCGACGTGCTGAACCTCGGCACGGTAAAGGCGAGCAAACTCTACATCGAGGGCAAGAACGTCAAAGTCCTCAACACGGATGCTGTAACGGACGCAAACGGCACGGCGCTCACGGGCAGCGCGGTCACGATCCGCAGCGAGGAAACGCCGCATATTGGCTACGATGTCGCCAATACCACGACGCGGAACTTTACCGTAAACGGCGCAACGGTCACCAAGAATGTTTCCGACTATGCGAATGCGAACAATTCAAAATCTGCAACATCGCGCGGGTGGGTTGTCCAGAACCTCGGCGGCACGGCGCATACGGACTATGACTATATGCGCGTGCATAACGTCTACGAGCTGCAGCACATGGACGTGAATCAGCTTTATGACGCGGATCCCGATAAGAGGAAGATACTCGGCAGTTATATGCTCGCGGATGACATCAATGCAAGCGAGACAAAGAACTGGACCGAGGGCTTTCAGCCGATTGGCGATGCTACTAGAGGGTCCTTTACGGGACGATTTGACGGCGCTCGGCACACGATCACGGGTCTTACCATTAAGCCACCGACCGATACTACCGGGACGGTTTCTCGCGGGATGTTTGGATCCATCCAGAGCGCGCACATCGAGAATGTCTCCCTGAAGGGTGCCTCCGTGTCGGGAGTGAAGGATGTCGGCGGCATTGTGGGAAGTGCAGAATGGTCTGCCATACGGAACGTCTCCTTCAGCGGTGAGGTTCATGGAGGCGGTACTGGACTTTACGATAACTGTGCCGGCGGCATTGTGGGAACACTAAACCAAAGTAGGATTGAGAATGCCTACAATGATGGCACGATCGAAGGGACCGGTGCGGTCGGCGGCATTGTGGGATATGTGATTGGCAACTGCACCGTTCAGAACGTCCGAAATGCGGGCAAGGTCGTAGGAAATAGGCAGCTCGGCGGCATTGCGGGCTCGGTAGAGTGGGACAGCCGCATTCAGAACGCCGTGCAGACGGGAGACGTGGAGCAACGAGCGGGACAGACGGATTCGCAAGTCGGCGGCGTTGTGGGAATTTTGAACGATGCCACGGTCAGCCATGCCGTATGGAAGGAGGGCAGTGTAAAGGATGGGAACAGCGCTCTGATCCGGAAGGGTATTGGCAAAGAGCAGGGAAATACTACAGTGCGCGATGTCAAAGAGCACAGTCTGGACGATATGAAGAAGGCGGCGACATACGCGGCATGGGGCAGTGACGTTGCCACCGAGGGCGGCAAGAGGACGCCGTGGCGCATCTACGACGGCAAGACCATGCCGCTGCTCACGGCATTCCTCCGGACGAAGCATCTTGCAAACCGCGAGAGTGTCTACAACGGCACGGCTCCGACGATTGCGGGTCTCGCCCCCGGTATCAGTTGGACGGCAGGGAAGGATGCCGGCACATATTATGCCTACAGCGAGCAGTATGACATCACCGGCGGCGCGTACACAGTCAAGCCGAAGGAGCTGACGCTCAACTTTACGAACGGCACGCGCTTTGACAAGACCTACGACGGGAATGCAAACGTCACGCGGACGCTCACGAAGGGGCAGCACTATGGTCTCACGGGCTTTGTCGGCAGCGAGGGCGCGGATATCGACCTGGCGACGGGTAATGTCATGGGCACGTATGCGGACAAGAACGCAGGCAGGGATAAGGAAGTGACGTTCCAAAATCTCGCGCTCAAAGGAGAGGGGGCGAAGAACTATACCATCAAAAAGGCGCAGGGCGTTGGGACAATCACGCCGAAGCAGCTGACGCTCGACCTCGTGGGCGGCACGCGCTTTGACAAGACCTACGATGGGAATGTGAACGTCACGCAGTCGCTCACGAAGGGGACGAACTATACCCTCACGGGCTTTGTTACGGGCGAGGGCAATGGCATTGCGCTCGCTTCCTCTACAGGCACATATAGCGACAAGAATGCCGCCGCAGACAAAGCTGTCACGTTTAACGGGCTGACGCTCACGGGCACGGGCGCGGGCAACTACACGCTCGACAAGACCACGCTCACGGGCATTGGTACGATCGCGCGGCGTGCGCTGACGCTCGGCGCAGTCACGGCACAGACGAAGACCTACGACGGAAATACATTGGCAGACGCATCGAAGTTCCATGCGGGGCTGAATAATGTCGTCGCAGGCGAGGAGAACAGCGTGAAGGCGACTGCGAGCGGCGCGGCGTATAACAGCAAGGATGTCGCGACGGCAGGCACAGTAGGCTATACGGACGTTGCCCTCGCAGGTGCGGAGGCGGGGAACTACACGCTCGCCGCCACCACGGCACAGGGCGCGGGGACGATCACGCGGCGTGCGCTGACCGTTGATACCGTCGCGGCGCAGAGTAAGATCTACGACGGCAATACCGCCGCAGACACGTCGAAGTTCCAAGCGACGCTCGGCAATGTCGTCGCGGGCGAGGAAGGCAGCGTAACGGCGACCGCCACAGGCGCGGCATACAACGATAAGAACGTCGCTGCGGCAAATACGGTGGGCTATACAGGGCTCGCGCTCACAGGCGCGGGTGCGGCGAACTACAGTCTTGCCGCGACGACTGCACAGGGCGCGGGCAGGATCACGGCGAAGCAGCTGAATCTCGCGCTCGCGGGCGGCGCACGCTTTGACAAGACCTATGACGGCAATGCAAACGTCACGCAGTCACTCACGAAGGGCGGGAACTATACCCTCACGGGCTTTGTCGGCAGCGAGGGCACGGGCATCACGGTCACGGGCACAGGCACATACACGGACAAGAATGCCGCCGCAGACAAAGCCGTCACCTTTGGCGGGCTGACCCTCACGGGCACGGGCGCGGGCAATTACACGCTCGATAAGACTGCGCTCACGGGCATCGGCACGATCGCGCAGCGTGCGCTGACCCTCGGCGCAGTCGCGCAGCAGAGTAAGACCTACGACGGTAAGACCGACGCTGACGCATCGAAGTTCAGCGCGGCACTCGCGGGTGTCGTCACGGGTGACAATGTCACGGCAGCCGCCACAGGCGCGACCTACAACGACAAGAACGTCGCTGCGGCAAATCGCATCGACTACACGGGCGTCGCCCTCCGTGGTGCGGATGCGGGGAACTACAGCATCGCGAGCACCGCGCAGGGGACGGGTACAATCACGCACCGCGACCTCACGCTGACCGCCGCACCGCGCAGCATCGTGCAGGGCGAGGCACTTCCCTCCTTTACGGGACGCGCGGACGGCTTTGCTGACGGTGAGGACGAGCGCGTATTCGGTGCGGACGGCATCACATTTGGCACGACGGTGACGAATACCGATACGCCTGGCAGCTATGGCGTTACGGGACGCATTGGCGGCGTCAGTGACGGTGTTTTCGGCAACTACCGCATCCGGCAGGCGGCGGGCAACGCGACTGCGTTCACCGTCAATGCCGCAGCACTGCCGGGCGGACTTCTCGCCTCGCTCGTACAGGATGCCGCGCCGCGGTTTGATATGGGCTTCGGCGACAGCGTCTACCTCTTCGGTACGCCGCGTCCCATCCGGACAGCAACGCTCGGGCTCTATCGCTTCGCGACGGCACGCGATGTCAATATCGAGGGCGTGCGTTTAGACTAA